The following nucleotide sequence is from Chloroflexota bacterium.
AATAGTGAAAAGGTTTGACATCATTGACCACACTGCGGATACCGGCATTGTGGCCTACGGGACGGATCTGAAGGAAGCCTTTGCCAATGCAGCCTATGCCATGTTTTCACTGATAGCCGACCTGGAGTGTGTAAAGGAGGAGACCTGCCGGACGATAGCGGTGGAGGCCACGGATCGTGAAAGCCTGGTGGTAGCATGGCTGAATGAGCTCCTTTACCTGTTTGATGTAGAGAGGATTGTCTTCAAAAGGTTCGATATTACGGAACTGGCTGACACCAGTCTCAAGGCCGGGGGCTATGGTGAGGAGATAGATGCATCGCGCCATGGCTTAGGGGTGGGGGTGAAGGCGGCCACCTATCATATGCTCAGAGTGACGAAGGGCAGTGGTTACTACAGTATTCGGGTGATTTTTGACGTGTAGAAGGTGAAGGCTATGGCACGCTGGGATGGACCGTTAAACAGGATCGACGACTACCGCTGGGAGATTCCGAAGAACTACAAACCGGGGATGCGGGTCCCCGGGCTGATCTATGCCAGCGAAGAGATGCTGGAAAGCATTCGGGAGGAGCAGGCTGCGGAGCAGGTGGTCAATGTGGCTTTCCTGCCTGGTATTGTGGGGCACTCACTGGCAATGCCTGACATCCACTGGGGCTATGGCTTCCCTATCGGCGGTGTGGCGGCTACCAGGGTGGAGGATGGGGTGGTCTCCCCCGGCGGCGTTGGATATGACATCAACTGTGGGGTGAGGCTCTTGCGCACCAACCTGAGTGAATCAGAGGTACGGCCCAAGATGGAGAAACTGCTTTTGGAGCTTTTTCATGACATCCCTTCGGGGCTTGGCTCCACAGGCAAAGTAAAGGTCGGCAAGAAGGAACTGGATGAAATTTTGACCGGGGGCGCTCGCTGGGCGGTGAAGCGGGGATTCGGTACGCAGGAAGACCTGGAGGTGAGTGAAGAAGGGGGCTGTCTCAAGGGTGCAGATCCGGACAAGGTCAGCAGCAAGGCCAAGGAGCGTGGTTTGCCTCAATCAGGGACTCTCGGCTCTGGAAACCATTTCCTCGAAGTCCAGGTGGTGGGCGAGATATATGAGCCAGCTACGGCTCGCGGCATGGGTATTGAGGAAGCAGGGCAGGTTCTGTTTCTGGTGCATACAGGAAGCCGTGGGCTTGGGCATCAGGTCTGCGGTGATTACGTGAGCATTCTGCGGGAAGCGATGCAAAGGTATGACATTGACGTTCCCGATCGAGAGCTGGCCTGTGCTCCGGTGAAGTCGGCCGAGGGACGGGATTATCTGGCAGCTATGGCATGTGCTGCCAATTATGCCTGGGCTAACCGGCAGTGCATTACTCACTGGGCCAGAGAGTGTTTTATGAAGGTATTTAGCAAAAGCCCGCGGCAGATCGGACTGGAGATGGTCTATGACGTGGCACATAATATCGCCAAGATCGAAAGCTATGAGGTGGAGGGGAAGAAGCTCAGCCTCTGTGTACATCGCAAAGGGGCTACCAGGGCTTTCCCACCCGGCCACCTTGGCATTCCTGCCAGGTATAAAGAGATAGGACAGCCGGTGCTTATTCCCGGGGATATGGGCCGCTACTCCTTTGTGGCTGTAGGAGCTCCGGGTGCGATAAAAGACTCCTTTGGCTCTGTCTGCCATGGTGCGGGGAGGACAATGAGCCGCCATGCTGCCAGGAAGGGTGTGCGGGATGCGGATGTGGCTAGAGAGATGGCTGCAAGAGGGATTCTGGTCATGGCAGCGAGCAGGGGGGGGTTGGCAGAGGAAGCCTCAGAAGCATATAAGGATGTAGCCGGGGTGGTAGAAATATGCCACCGGGCGGGGCTATGCCGAAAAGTGGCCAAAACGTACCCTATAGGAGTGGTTAAGGGCTAGCCCTCTATCCTGAAAGCAGATAATACCTGAGCCTGCACTGCCAGGAGTCACGTTTCTCAGGCAATGCGACTATTCGAGTGGCCTGGAGGCTTGGTCACTCGCAGAGGCACTGAGCCTCTTTTGTCCTCCAATGAGTTAAGGGAACAGTCTTTAGCTACAGA
It contains:
- a CDS encoding archease, which produces MKANWGRIGKTIVKRFDIIDHTADTGIVAYGTDLKEAFANAAYAMFSLIADLECVKEETCRTIAVEATDRESLVVAWLNELLYLFDVERIVFKRFDITELADTSLKAGGYGEEIDASRHGLGVGVKAATYHMLRVTKGSGYYSIRVIFDV
- a CDS encoding RtcB family protein; the encoded protein is MARWDGPLNRIDDYRWEIPKNYKPGMRVPGLIYASEEMLESIREEQAAEQVVNVAFLPGIVGHSLAMPDIHWGYGFPIGGVAATRVEDGVVSPGGVGYDINCGVRLLRTNLSESEVRPKMEKLLLELFHDIPSGLGSTGKVKVGKKELDEILTGGARWAVKRGFGTQEDLEVSEEGGCLKGADPDKVSSKAKERGLPQSGTLGSGNHFLEVQVVGEIYEPATARGMGIEEAGQVLFLVHTGSRGLGHQVCGDYVSILREAMQRYDIDVPDRELACAPVKSAEGRDYLAAMACAANYAWANRQCITHWARECFMKVFSKSPRQIGLEMVYDVAHNIAKIESYEVEGKKLSLCVHRKGATRAFPPGHLGIPARYKEIGQPVLIPGDMGRYSFVAVGAPGAIKDSFGSVCHGAGRTMSRHAARKGVRDADVAREMAARGILVMAASRGGLAEEASEAYKDVAGVVEICHRAGLCRKVAKTYPIGVVKG